In one window of Thermus neutrinimicus DNA:
- the purU gene encoding formyltetrahydrofolate deformylase, which translates to MEEARLLITCPDRPGIVAAVSGFLYAHGANITDLQQYSTDPEGGTFFMRLAFTTPHLDLSRPALERAFQDVVASRFQMEWRLAYASERKRAAILVSKPAHALLELLWRYRVGELAMDLRMVVSNHPHHREEVERFGIPYHHVPVEKGRKEEAEERILGLLEEEGVELVVLARYMQILSPRFVARYPMRIINIHHSFLPAFVGADPYRQAHERGVKIIGATAHYVTEELDQGPIIEQDVVRVSHRHTVAEMRRLGQELERTVLARAVRWHLEDRVLVHGNKTVVFV; encoded by the coding sequence ATGGAAGAGGCGCGGCTCCTCATCACCTGCCCGGACCGGCCCGGAATCGTGGCCGCGGTCTCCGGGTTTCTTTACGCCCATGGGGCCAACATCACCGATCTGCAGCAGTATTCCACCGATCCCGAAGGCGGGACCTTTTTCATGCGCCTGGCCTTCACCACCCCCCACCTGGACCTTTCCCGCCCCGCCCTGGAGAGGGCCTTCCAGGACGTGGTGGCAAGCCGCTTCCAGATGGAATGGCGCCTGGCCTACGCCTCGGAGAGGAAGCGGGCGGCCATCCTGGTCTCCAAGCCGGCCCACGCCCTGTTGGAGCTCCTCTGGCGCTACCGGGTGGGGGAGCTTGCCATGGACCTGCGGATGGTGGTCTCCAACCACCCCCATCACCGGGAGGAGGTGGAGCGCTTCGGCATCCCCTACCACCACGTGCCGGTGGAGAAGGGGAGGAAAGAGGAGGCGGAGGAAAGGATCCTGGGCCTCTTGGAGGAGGAGGGGGTGGAGCTTGTGGTCCTGGCCCGTTACATGCAGATCCTCTCCCCCCGCTTCGTGGCCCGCTACCCCATGCGCATCATCAACATCCACCACTCCTTCCTGCCGGCCTTTGTCGGGGCCGACCCCTACCGCCAGGCCCACGAGCGGGGGGTGAAGATCATCGGGGCCACCGCCCACTACGTCACGGAGGAGCTGGACCAGGGTCCCATCATCGAGCAGGACGTGGTGCGGGTATCCCACCGCCACACGGTGGCGGAGATGCGCAGGCTGGGGCAGGAGCTGGAGCGCACCGTCCTGGCCCGGGCGGTGCGCTGGCACCTCGAGGACCGCGTCCTGGTCCACGGCAACAAGACCGTGGTCTTCGTCTAA
- a CDS encoding TAXI family TRAP transporter solute-binding subunit, with protein MKRTLILIGLVALGLGLAQKPKVVIGTGSTGGVFFYYGTAMADILNKAGAVEAQPVQTGGSYDNLQLLRDRTSGNTYYCALTTTDSAYVAYTGEEPRFKDKPAKSQRVLFYMYPSFIHLVTTEKTGIKVVQDLKGKRVSTGQPGSSTENLALLVLQGAGVKPETFAKRERLPVAEGAKALAEGTLDAFFWVGGVPTSSIVELSQTLARKGDRIHLVPIDPKSTTAQVVMKRFPGLVDPYKVPKNVYNTRTDVPGLATGNIVVCPESLPAEAGYAIMKAIFENLDTLRTAVAAAKDTSLEATAKLYGKLPIPFHPGAERYLKEKGLIK; from the coding sequence ATGAAGCGAACCCTTATCCTCATCGGTCTTGTGGCCCTAGGCCTAGGCCTGGCGCAGAAGCCCAAGGTGGTGATCGGCACGGGGAGCACCGGAGGCGTCTTCTTCTATTACGGTACCGCCATGGCGGACATCCTCAACAAGGCCGGGGCGGTGGAGGCCCAGCCGGTGCAGACCGGTGGCTCCTACGACAACCTGCAACTCCTCCGGGACCGCACCTCGGGCAACACCTACTACTGCGCCCTCACCACCACCGACTCCGCCTACGTGGCCTACACCGGGGAGGAGCCCCGCTTCAAGGACAAACCCGCCAAGAGCCAGCGGGTCCTCTTCTACATGTACCCTTCCTTCATCCACCTGGTGACCACGGAAAAGACCGGCATCAAGGTGGTGCAGGACCTTAAGGGCAAGCGGGTTTCCACCGGCCAGCCCGGCTCCAGCACGGAAAACCTGGCCCTTTTGGTCCTGCAGGGGGCAGGGGTCAAGCCGGAAACCTTTGCCAAGCGGGAGCGCCTGCCCGTGGCGGAAGGAGCCAAGGCTCTGGCCGAGGGCACCCTGGACGCCTTCTTCTGGGTGGGGGGCGTGCCCACCAGCTCCATCGTGGAGCTCTCCCAGACCCTCGCCCGCAAGGGGGACCGCATCCACCTGGTGCCCATCGACCCCAAGAGCACCACCGCCCAGGTGGTCATGAAGCGGTTCCCGGGCCTGGTGGACCCCTACAAGGTGCCCAAGAACGTCTACAACACCCGCACCGACGTGCCGGGGCTGGCCACGGGCAACATCGTGGTCTGTCCGGAAAGCCTGCCCGCGGAGGCCGGGTACGCCATCATGAAGGCCATCTTCGAGAACCTGGACACCCTGCGCACCGCTGTGGCCGCCGCCAAGGACACCAGCCTCGAGGCCACCGCCAAGCTTTACGGGAAGCTCCCCATCCCCTTCCACCCCGGGGCTGAGCGGTACCTAAAGGAGAAAGGCCTCATCAAGTAG
- the rraA gene encoding ribonuclease E activity regulator RraA, translating into MDWRTTDLSDAHPQAETLPMVFRSFGGKTRFQGRVRTLKVFQDNALVRRLLEEEGEGQVLVVDGGGSLKTALLGGNLARLAWERGWAGVVIHGAVRDTEELKEVPLGILALAATPRKSAKEGLGEVDVPLNLPWARVLPGDLLLADEDGILLLPSPQSGGQTGG; encoded by the coding sequence ATGGACTGGCGGACCACCGACCTATCGGACGCCCATCCCCAGGCGGAAACCCTGCCCATGGTCTTCAGGAGCTTTGGCGGAAAAACCCGCTTCCAAGGGCGGGTGCGCACCCTAAAGGTTTTCCAGGACAACGCCCTGGTGCGAAGGCTTTTGGAGGAGGAAGGCGAAGGCCAGGTGCTGGTGGTGGACGGGGGAGGCTCCCTGAAGACCGCCCTTTTGGGGGGCAACCTAGCCCGGCTGGCCTGGGAGCGGGGTTGGGCTGGGGTGGTGATCCACGGGGCCGTGCGGGATACCGAGGAGCTCAAGGAAGTGCCCCTGGGCATCCTGGCCTTGGCGGCCACCCCCAGGAAGAGCGCCAAGGAGGGCCTGGGGGAGGTGGATGTACCCCTTAACCTCCCCTGGGCCAGGGTTCTTCCGGGAGACCTTCTTCTGGCAGACGAGGACGGGATTCTTCTCCTGCCCTCGCCCCAGAGCGGCGGCCAAACCGGCGGATGA
- the mutL gene encoding DNA mismatch repair endonuclease MutL: protein MIRPLPEELRGLLARGEVLFSLKDAVRELLENALDAGAKRVRVELVGGGRERIVVEDDGQGIPLAELPLAVEPFATSKLLDPGRITTLGFRGQALYALRQTALLRIRSRPRFQVGGGLLLAHRDRVELKEVPAPPGTRVEVVGWEGEGTEREVGELLRRYLLHYPWLSLAFFAEGEARLLFPGAGLKEAARLAFGRVLAERLLPLEREAEGMRLQGLLSGPQASRTRPDLLFLAINGRPVAWPEGLLKAVRRAYRELLPEGHFPVGVLNLTLPLEAFRLRLDARKEEVAVLEEVEGFVEEGLREAFQRHHLARSLPEPRPLMPLSPPTPSGLPPLRYLGQFRGSYLLAEAGDTLYVVDQHAAHERVLYEEFQRRLKEEGLKELPYPVLVELSPGEEALLPERQEALASLFALEAFGPGRVRLLKAPPFLHPYPLLLPEAFREALRGEGRGLTELLARLACLPAVKAGHPLSRAEGQALLDALLRCQTPWVCPHGRPTLLALKEEDLIRRFGRRSGARAGEESRPRLPEEGLPEEPWPRGG from the coding sequence GTGATCCGCCCGCTTCCCGAGGAACTCCGGGGGCTTCTGGCCCGGGGCGAGGTGCTCTTTTCCCTGAAGGACGCGGTGCGGGAGCTTTTGGAAAACGCCCTGGACGCGGGGGCCAAAAGGGTGCGGGTGGAGCTCGTGGGTGGCGGACGGGAGAGGATCGTGGTGGAGGACGATGGCCAGGGGATCCCCTTGGCGGAGCTTCCCTTGGCGGTGGAACCCTTTGCCACCAGTAAGCTCCTGGACCCGGGGAGGATCACCACCCTGGGCTTTCGGGGCCAGGCCCTATACGCCCTAAGGCAGACGGCCCTCCTCAGGATCCGCTCCCGGCCCCGCTTCCAGGTGGGCGGGGGGCTTCTTTTGGCCCATAGGGACCGGGTGGAGCTCAAGGAGGTGCCCGCCCCTCCCGGGACCCGGGTGGAGGTGGTGGGGTGGGAGGGGGAGGGCACGGAGCGGGAGGTGGGGGAGCTTTTAAGGCGCTATCTCCTTCACTATCCTTGGCTTTCCCTGGCCTTCTTCGCCGAGGGGGAGGCCCGGCTTCTCTTTCCGGGGGCGGGGCTTAAGGAGGCGGCCCGGCTGGCCTTTGGCCGGGTCCTGGCGGAAAGGCTTTTACCCCTGGAGCGGGAGGCCGAGGGCATGCGCCTTCAGGGCCTGCTTTCCGGACCCCAGGCCTCCCGCACCCGGCCTGACCTCCTCTTTCTCGCCATCAACGGCCGGCCCGTGGCCTGGCCGGAGGGCTTGCTGAAGGCCGTGCGCCGGGCCTACCGGGAGCTTCTTCCCGAGGGGCATTTCCCCGTGGGCGTCCTGAACCTCACCCTGCCCCTCGAGGCCTTCCGCCTGCGGCTGGATGCCAGGAAGGAGGAGGTGGCGGTCTTGGAGGAGGTGGAGGGCTTTGTGGAGGAAGGCCTGAGGGAGGCCTTCCAAAGGCATCACCTGGCCCGGAGCCTCCCCGAACCCCGGCCCCTCATGCCCCTAAGTCCGCCCACGCCCTCGGGGCTTCCCCCTTTGCGATACCTGGGGCAGTTCCGGGGTAGCTACCTCTTGGCGGAGGCGGGGGATACCCTCTACGTGGTGGACCAGCATGCCGCCCACGAGCGGGTGCTTTACGAGGAGTTTCAAAGGCGCCTTAAGGAGGAGGGGTTAAAGGAGCTTCCCTATCCGGTTCTGGTGGAGCTTTCCCCCGGGGAGGAGGCCCTATTGCCGGAAAGGCAGGAGGCCTTGGCCTCCCTCTTTGCCCTCGAGGCCTTTGGCCCAGGCAGGGTCAGGCTTCTGAAGGCTCCCCCCTTCCTCCATCCCTATCCCCTCCTCCTTCCGGAGGCCTTCCGCGAGGCCTTGAGGGGGGAGGGTAGGGGCCTCACGGAGCTTCTGGCCCGCCTGGCCTGCCTGCCCGCGGTGAAGGCGGGGCACCCCCTGTCCCGCGCTGAGGGCCAGGCCCTTTTGGACGCCCTTCTGCGGTGCCAAACCCCTTGGGTCTGCCCTCACGGCCGGCCCACCCTTTTGGCCCTTAAGGAGGAGGACCTCATCCGCCGGTTTGGCCGCCGCTCTGGGGCGAGGGCAGGAGAAGAATCCCGTCCTCGTCTGCCAGAAGAAGGTCTCCCGGAAGAACCCTGGCCCAGGGGAGGTTAA
- a CDS encoding S1C family serine protease, protein MNLARSFVGFLVLSLMAGAVLWWGLSNGQTPRSQPAPTEAGLLEYERNTVEIVEKYGDGVVYVGVVTRPQRVQLPPGFEFFAPFLQMPPQEGTGSGFVIDKEGHILTNYHVVAGASRITVKFHNDPKEYQARLVGAAPPLDLALLKVEAPKERLVPLVLGDSDRIRVGQKAIAMGNPFGLEFTVTQGIVSAIRENPGAIGDESGLVPQVIQTDAAINPGNSGGPLLNSRGEVIGINTAIFTPTGQFGAAQFAGVGFALPINLVKQYLPELKAGKTLTAEEIVKSRPRLGVSLIPLSVYPERLRQQYGLPASGLMVQEVERNSPAARAGLRAPSRFAYLQLPTGETLQVGVDGDVLLKADGVPLSSIAQLRQVLYSKKPGEAVSLEVWRQGRTLTLKVVPQVLR, encoded by the coding sequence ATGAACCTAGCCCGTTCCTTTGTGGGTTTTTTGGTGCTTTCCCTGATGGCGGGGGCCGTGCTCTGGTGGGGTTTGAGCAACGGCCAGACCCCGCGCTCCCAGCCTGCGCCTACCGAGGCGGGGCTTTTGGAGTACGAGCGCAACACCGTGGAGATCGTGGAGAAGTACGGGGACGGGGTGGTCTACGTGGGGGTCGTGACCCGTCCCCAAAGGGTCCAGCTTCCCCCCGGATTCGAGTTCTTCGCCCCGTTTTTGCAGATGCCCCCGCAGGAGGGCACGGGCTCGGGCTTCGTGATCGATAAGGAGGGGCACATCCTCACCAATTACCATGTGGTGGCGGGAGCCAGCCGCATCACCGTAAAGTTCCACAACGACCCCAAGGAGTACCAGGCCCGCCTGGTGGGGGCGGCCCCGCCTTTGGACCTGGCCCTCCTCAAGGTGGAGGCGCCCAAGGAAAGGCTGGTGCCCCTGGTCCTAGGGGACTCTGACCGCATAAGGGTGGGGCAGAAGGCCATCGCCATGGGGAACCCCTTTGGCCTGGAGTTCACCGTGACCCAGGGGATCGTCTCCGCCATCCGGGAAAACCCCGGGGCCATTGGGGACGAGTCGGGTCTGGTGCCCCAGGTGATCCAGACGGACGCGGCCATCAACCCTGGAAACTCCGGGGGGCCCCTCCTCAACTCCCGCGGGGAGGTGATCGGCATCAACACCGCCATCTTCACCCCCACGGGCCAGTTCGGGGCCGCCCAGTTCGCCGGGGTGGGGTTTGCCCTGCCCATCAACCTGGTGAAGCAGTACCTGCCCGAACTCAAGGCGGGGAAGACCCTGACCGCGGAGGAGATCGTCAAAAGCCGCCCCCGGCTTGGCGTGTCCCTGATCCCCCTTTCCGTCTACCCGGAGCGGCTTCGCCAGCAGTACGGGCTTCCCGCCTCCGGCCTCATGGTGCAGGAGGTGGAGAGGAATAGCCCCGCTGCCCGGGCGGGCCTAAGGGCCCCAAGCCGCTTTGCCTATTTGCAACTCCCCACAGGGGAGACCCTCCAAGTGGGGGTGGATGGGGACGTGCTCCTCAAGGCCGACGGGGTTCCCCTTTCCTCCATCGCCCAGCTCCGCCAGGTCCTCTACAGCAAAAAGCCCGGGGAGGCGGTGAGCCTCGAGGTGTGGCGCCAGGGCCGCACCCTTACCCTGAAGGTGGTCCCCCAGGTCCTCCGTTAA
- the mutS gene encoding DNA mismatch repair protein MutS, whose amino-acid sequence MEAMLKGEGPGPLPPLLQQYVELRDRYPDYLLLFQVGDFYECFGEDAERLARALGLVLTHKSSKDFTTPMAGIPLRAFDAYAERLLKMGFRLAVADQVEPAEEAEGLVRREVTQLLTPGTLVQETLLPKEANYLAAIATGDGFGVAFLDVSTGEFKGTLLRSKSALYDELFRHRPAEVLLAPELRENREFVEEFQKRFPVMLSEAPFEPVGEGPLALRRAQGALLWYARWTQGEGFSPRPFRPYDPGAFMRLPEATLRALEVFEPIRGQDTLFGVLDETRTAFGRRLLQSWLRHPLLEAGPLEARLDRVERFVREGALREGVRRLLFRMADLERLATRLEMGRASPRDLGSLRRSLEILPELWALLGEEVVLPDLGSLLEELKAALEAELPLKLSEGGLIREGYDPHLDALRQAHREGVAYFLELEEREKARTGIPTLRVGYNAVFGYYLEVTRPYYEKVPPEYRAIQTLKDRQRYTLPEIKERERELYRLEAQIRRREEEVFLELREKARKEAEALREVARALAELDVFAALAEVAVRYGYTRPRFGDRLHIRGGRHPVVERRTSFVPNDLEMAHQLVLVTGPNMAGKSTYLRQTALIALLAQIGSFVPAEEATLPLFDCILTRIGASDDLAGGRSTFMVEMEEVALILREATEKSLVLLDEVGRGTSSLDGVAIATAVAEALHERRCYALFATHYFELTALPLPRLKNLHVAAKEEEGGLVFYHQVLPGPTTKSYGVEVARMAGLPKEVVERAKALLQVLTARREGVAEAVLERLLALDPNSLTPLEALRLLHELKALALGAPLDTIKG is encoded by the coding sequence ATGGAGGCCATGCTCAAGGGCGAAGGCCCTGGACCCCTGCCCCCCCTTCTCCAGCAGTACGTGGAGCTGAGGGATCGCTACCCCGATTACCTCCTCCTTTTCCAGGTGGGGGACTTCTACGAGTGCTTTGGGGAGGACGCGGAGAGGCTGGCCCGGGCCTTGGGCCTGGTCCTCACCCACAAGTCCAGCAAGGACTTCACCACCCCCATGGCGGGGATTCCCCTCCGGGCCTTTGACGCCTATGCGGAAAGGCTTTTGAAAATGGGTTTCCGGTTGGCGGTGGCGGACCAGGTGGAGCCGGCGGAGGAGGCCGAGGGATTGGTGCGGCGGGAGGTGACCCAGCTCCTTACCCCCGGCACCCTGGTGCAGGAGACCCTCCTTCCCAAGGAGGCCAACTACCTGGCGGCCATCGCCACGGGGGATGGCTTTGGGGTGGCCTTTTTGGACGTCTCCACCGGGGAGTTCAAAGGCACCCTGCTTAGGAGCAAGAGTGCCCTCTACGACGAGTTATTCCGCCATCGGCCCGCCGAGGTGCTCCTGGCCCCGGAGCTCAGGGAAAACCGGGAGTTTGTAGAGGAGTTCCAGAAGCGCTTCCCCGTTATGCTTTCGGAGGCTCCCTTTGAACCGGTGGGGGAAGGGCCCCTGGCCCTGCGCCGCGCCCAGGGGGCGCTCCTTTGGTACGCCCGCTGGACCCAAGGGGAGGGGTTTTCCCCAAGGCCCTTCCGCCCCTATGACCCGGGGGCCTTCATGCGCCTGCCCGAGGCCACCTTAAGGGCCCTCGAGGTCTTTGAGCCCATCCGGGGCCAGGACACCCTTTTTGGCGTCTTGGATGAGACCCGCACCGCCTTTGGCCGCAGGCTTCTGCAAAGCTGGCTCCGCCACCCCTTGCTGGAGGCGGGTCCTTTGGAGGCCCGGCTGGACCGGGTGGAGCGCTTCGTCAGGGAAGGGGCCCTGCGGGAGGGGGTGAGGCGGCTCCTTTTCCGCATGGCGGATTTGGAAAGGCTTGCCACCCGCTTGGAGATGGGGCGGGCAAGCCCCCGCGACCTGGGATCCTTGCGCCGTAGCCTGGAGATCCTGCCCGAGCTTTGGGCCCTTCTGGGGGAGGAGGTGGTCCTGCCCGACCTGGGTTCCCTTCTGGAGGAGCTGAAGGCGGCCTTGGAGGCGGAACTCCCCCTGAAGCTCTCCGAGGGAGGGTTGATCCGCGAGGGCTACGATCCCCACCTGGATGCCCTGCGGCAAGCCCACCGGGAGGGGGTGGCCTACTTCTTGGAGCTGGAGGAGAGGGAGAAGGCCAGGACCGGCATCCCCACCCTGAGGGTGGGCTATAACGCCGTATTCGGCTACTACCTGGAGGTGACCCGGCCCTATTACGAGAAGGTGCCCCCCGAGTACCGGGCCATCCAGACCCTCAAGGACCGGCAGCGCTACACCCTGCCGGAGATCAAGGAGAGGGAACGGGAGCTTTACCGCCTCGAGGCCCAGATCCGCCGCCGGGAGGAGGAGGTCTTCCTGGAGCTCAGGGAAAAGGCCAGGAAGGAGGCGGAGGCCCTCCGGGAGGTGGCCAGGGCCCTGGCGGAGCTGGACGTCTTTGCCGCCTTGGCGGAGGTGGCGGTGCGCTACGGCTACACAAGGCCCCGATTCGGCGATAGGCTTCACATCCGCGGGGGGCGCCACCCGGTGGTGGAGCGCCGCACCAGCTTTGTTCCCAACGACCTGGAGATGGCCCACCAGCTGGTCTTGGTCACCGGGCCCAACATGGCGGGGAAGAGCACCTACCTGCGCCAGACGGCCCTCATCGCCCTTCTGGCCCAGATCGGGAGCTTCGTTCCCGCGGAGGAGGCCACGCTTCCCCTCTTTGACTGCATCCTCACCCGCATCGGGGCCTCCGACGACCTGGCGGGGGGGCGGAGCACCTTCATGGTGGAGATGGAAGAGGTGGCCCTGATCCTCAGGGAGGCCACGGAGAAAAGCCTGGTCCTCTTGGACGAGGTGGGAAGGGGGACGAGTTCCTTGGACGGGGTGGCCATCGCCACCGCCGTGGCCGAGGCCCTGCACGAGAGGCGGTGCTACGCCCTTTTCGCCACCCACTACTTTGAGCTCACCGCCTTGCCCCTTCCCCGGCTGAAGAACCTGCACGTGGCCGCCAAGGAGGAGGAAGGGGGTTTGGTGTTCTACCACCAGGTCCTGCCGGGCCCCACCACCAAGAGCTATGGGGTGGAGGTGGCCCGCATGGCGGGGCTTCCCAAGGAGGTGGTGGAGCGGGCCAAGGCCCTTCTCCAGGTCCTCACCGCCCGCAGGGAGGGGGTGGCCGAGGCGGTGTTGGAAAGGCTTTTGGCCCTGGACCCCAATAGCCTCACCCCCCTCGAGGCCCTCCGCCTCTTGCATGAGCTCAAGGCCTTGGCCTTGGGTGCCCCCCTGGATACCATAAAGGGGTGA
- a CDS encoding TAXI family TRAP transporter solute-binding subunit, translating into MKRALLVLLALAGLGLAQKPKVVVATGGVGGVYFYYGTTLAEIWNKAGVAEAQAIQTAASIDNLLLLENRTGGGTYYCGTVLPDSAYLAYTGQHDRFKDRPAKNVRILFAMYPNFLHIVTREGTGIRVVQDLKGKRVSTGAPGSGTEVEALLVLQAAGLSPKDFAKQERLGAQESANALAEGNIDAFFWSGGLPTGAITELSASLARKGQRIHLVPLDPKSTVVQAFQKRFPGLAGPGVIPKAVYGARSDTPTLTFWNLFVCPQSLPEEAAYALTKATFENLATLRQAVAAARDTSLENAVRFVGGTIPYHEGALRYFREAGALK; encoded by the coding sequence ATGAAGAGAGCCCTGTTGGTCCTCTTGGCCCTGGCGGGCCTGGGTCTTGCCCAGAAGCCCAAGGTGGTGGTGGCCACCGGGGGTGTGGGAGGCGTCTACTTCTACTACGGCACCACCTTGGCGGAGATCTGGAACAAGGCCGGGGTAGCCGAGGCCCAGGCCATCCAGACCGCGGCCTCCATCGACAACCTGCTCCTCCTGGAAAACCGCACGGGCGGGGGCACCTACTACTGCGGCACCGTGTTGCCCGATTCCGCTTACCTGGCCTACACCGGCCAGCACGACCGCTTTAAGGATAGACCCGCCAAAAACGTGCGCATCCTCTTCGCCATGTACCCCAACTTCCTGCACATCGTCACCCGGGAGGGAACGGGCATCCGGGTGGTGCAGGACCTAAAGGGGAAGCGGGTGTCCACCGGGGCCCCGGGCTCGGGAACGGAGGTGGAGGCCCTACTGGTCCTCCAGGCCGCCGGGCTATCCCCCAAGGACTTCGCCAAGCAGGAGCGCCTGGGGGCTCAGGAAAGCGCCAACGCCCTGGCCGAGGGCAACATCGATGCCTTCTTCTGGTCGGGGGGCCTGCCCACCGGGGCCATCACCGAGCTCTCCGCCTCCCTGGCCCGAAAGGGGCAGAGGATCCACCTGGTGCCCTTGGATCCCAAGAGCACCGTGGTGCAGGCCTTCCAGAAACGCTTTCCCGGCCTCGCCGGCCCTGGGGTGATCCCCAAGGCGGTCTACGGCGCCCGGAGCGACACCCCCACCCTCACCTTCTGGAACCTCTTCGTTTGCCCGCAAAGCCTGCCCGAGGAAGCCGCGTACGCCCTCACCAAGGCCACCTTTGAGAACCTGGCCACCCTGCGCCAGGCGGTGGCCGCCGCCCGGGACACCTCCTTGGAAAACGCCGTGCGCTTTGTGGGAGGCACCATCCCCTACCACGAGGGGGCCCTGCGCTACTTCCGGGAAGCCGGGGCCCTGAAGTAG
- a CDS encoding TRAP transporter permease, which yields MELEHPQTPSSTPLARFTRWILILGALYSLYLVLHPFTPLARAEIPILDIVQLQRSTHVLFLLLGGYLVSFHLPRKRTFGSWVFFLFTLIPLYNFLFPNVPGVSLPWEAKAVGFLYWGVAALPALLPGLKRPADLLALLLALFPTLYQLRFFEELVYRAVLPEPWDMAMSFGLIMLVLGLVYRLLGPVMPVLVLFFFSYNLYADLFPGAFKGSRQGIDLLLGKTFNETEAGIYGLITGVSAKYLVYFTLLSGMIGALGLGRVVANLALALVGKHPATPGRVTGLASVFMGMFSGSGAADTQFVAALTKPLYERAGYDRLVAAGLVATAGTIALITPPVMGSIAFIMVEILQIPYLKVIVMALGPALLYLTAVLAFNEFYSRKAGLPPVGAELGMSRLAYILRYSTLFLPILLIIVMLYLGYEVRTAASLALLFFIVLTYLDPTLRPQGISPIFQGLADGFRTLLPIGTAVTAANLIFAMMVISGLPSKFSQLLQQVSGENLLLATLITAVFSLILGMGVPPTATYVLTSALTAPAIIALAKQNGIPDSAALLATHMFLFYYAVLADVTPPVALSAYAASSVFGTNPLVTGVYAARVALSKYLVGFFFLLSYSGTALLIVPVLENSPPGEAWGMILERFLSVAIGIIYLSASAAGYTRRPLKRWEAWALGILAVFLFAPYGPLNLAAFLLGLPFFRKGLTGAHGKP from the coding sequence ATGGAGCTAGAGCACCCTCAAACCCCGTCCTCCACCCCCCTGGCCCGGTTCACCCGCTGGATCCTGATCCTGGGAGCCCTTTACAGCCTCTATCTGGTCCTGCATCCCTTCACCCCCTTGGCCAGGGCGGAGATCCCCATCCTGGACATAGTACAGCTCCAGCGAAGCACCCACGTGCTCTTCCTCCTCTTGGGAGGCTACCTGGTTTCTTTCCACCTCCCCCGGAAGCGCACCTTTGGCTCCTGGGTTTTTTTCCTCTTTACCCTCATCCCCCTTTACAACTTCCTTTTCCCCAACGTTCCCGGGGTCAGCCTTCCCTGGGAAGCCAAGGCGGTGGGCTTCCTGTACTGGGGGGTGGCAGCCCTTCCCGCCCTTCTGCCCGGCCTTAAGCGCCCTGCGGACCTCCTGGCCCTTCTCCTAGCCCTATTCCCCACCCTCTACCAGCTCCGCTTCTTTGAGGAGCTGGTCTACCGGGCGGTGCTTCCCGAGCCCTGGGACATGGCCATGTCCTTCGGGCTCATCATGCTGGTCCTGGGCTTGGTCTACCGCCTCCTGGGCCCGGTGATGCCGGTGCTGGTCCTCTTCTTCTTCAGCTACAACCTCTACGCCGACCTCTTCCCCGGGGCCTTTAAGGGAAGCCGGCAGGGGATAGACCTCCTCCTGGGCAAGACCTTCAACGAGACGGAAGCCGGCATCTACGGGCTCATCACCGGGGTCTCCGCCAAGTACCTGGTCTACTTCACCCTGCTTTCCGGGATGATCGGGGCCTTGGGCCTGGGGAGGGTGGTGGCCAACCTGGCCCTGGCCCTGGTGGGCAAGCACCCCGCCACCCCCGGGCGGGTCACCGGCCTGGCCAGCGTGTTCATGGGGATGTTCTCCGGCTCCGGGGCCGCGGATACCCAGTTTGTCGCTGCCCTTACCAAGCCCCTTTACGAGAGGGCAGGTTACGACCGCCTGGTGGCCGCAGGCCTGGTGGCCACTGCGGGCACCATCGCCCTCATCACCCCCCCGGTCATGGGCTCCATCGCCTTCATCATGGTGGAGATCCTCCAGATACCCTACCTGAAGGTGATCGTCATGGCCTTGGGGCCCGCTCTGCTTTACCTGACCGCCGTTTTGGCCTTCAACGAGTTCTATTCCCGCAAGGCGGGCCTGCCCCCGGTAGGAGCGGAGCTGGGCATGAGCCGCCTGGCCTATATCCTTCGCTACAGCACCCTATTCCTGCCCATCCTCCTCATCATCGTCATGCTCTACCTGGGCTACGAGGTGCGCACCGCCGCCAGCCTGGCCCTCCTCTTTTTCATCGTCCTAACCTACCTGGATCCCACCCTCCGGCCCCAAGGCATCTCCCCCATCTTCCAAGGGCTAGCGGATGGCTTCCGCACTCTGCTGCCCATCGGCACCGCCGTGACCGCCGCCAACCTCATCTTCGCCATGATGGTGATCAGCGGCCTTCCTTCCAAGTTTAGCCAGCTTCTCCAGCAGGTATCGGGGGAAAACCTCCTCCTCGCCACCCTCATCACCGCTGTCTTCAGCCTGATCCTGGGCATGGGAGTGCCCCCCACCGCCACCTACGTGCTCACCTCGGCCCTCACCGCCCCCGCCATCATCGCCTTGGCCAAGCAAAACGGCATCCCCGACTCCGCCGCCCTCCTCGCCACCCACATGTTCCTCTTCTACTACGCGGTCCTGGCGGATGTAACCCCGCCCGTGGCCCTTTCCGCCTATGCCGCATCCAGCGTCTTCGGCACCAACCCCCTGGTCACCGGGGTCTATGCGGCGCGGGTGGCCCTCTCCAAGTACCTGGTGGGCTTCTTCTTCCTCCTCTCCTACTCCGGCACCGCCCTTCTCATCGTGCCCGTGTTGGAGAACTCCCCTCCCGGCGAGGCCTGGGGCATGATCCTGGAGCGCTTCCTCTCGGTGGCCATCGGCATCATCTACCTCTCCGCCTCCGCCGCAGGCTACACCCGCAGGCCCCTCAAGCGCTGGGAGGCCTGGGCTTTGGGTATCCTGGCAGTTTTCCTCTTCGCACCCTACGGACCCCTGAACCTGGCGGCCTTCCTGCTCGGGCTTCCCTTCTTCCGCAAAGGGTTGACGGGAGCCCACGGGAAGCCTTAG